A segment of the Kazachstania africana CBS 2517 chromosome 2, complete genome genome:
GAGGCCTGTGCGAATTAGACACGAGGATGTCGAAGCagtgaagaaagaaattcagGATTCATTGACTGAGACTTCGACTCGTGAACCAACTCCAAGTGTTCCATCTTTGGAGAAGATAAAGGTTGAAGATGATTCTatgaatttaaataatACATTAAGAGATAAGGAGGAAGagttgaaagaaaaactGAATAAGTTAAATATCACATCTGTTGACGAGGAAGAAGTTGCAGCTGAGGCAGCTCAATTAATAAGTGATTATAAGCATATAGTGcaaaaacttgaaaaaataaacaataAACCAGAAAAATTCGTCATGTTCCAATTTCCATATAGGTTGCCTCAATTTGAAGATCTAACACTGAAAAAGGAAGACAAAACTGGCGAAGAACTACCTGCTGCTGGTGATAAAGGAAAGAAAGACGATGCAGCCAAGTTCAAGAAAAGGGAGGCTAAGACTGATGTCAAAGCCACCACTATCGAAAGTAAAAGTATTCCACAAAGTGAGCTCACAGGTAATATTGGTTCTATCAGAGTACATAAATCAGGTAAGCTATCAATAAAGATAGGTGATGCCGTAATGGACATCAGCAGAGGGTCAGAAACCACTTTCCTACAAGATGTAATAGCACTCGACGAAAATGAAGAACATCCGGGTGTCGAATTGATGGGTAGAATTAGTGGTAAATTCGTGGTCACCccaaaaatttaataacaGAACAACATACCATATAAGTCATATATCAACcaaaatttacaattatatattatagTCATTATCGTACAACTATAACTTTTCTCGTATTTTTACTTTGTAATCTCACTGTAACTTCATTTTTGTATATTCGGGTTAATATTTAAATCTACAATAAGAGGGTATGAAGATCACATAGAAAAGAGGAACACGAAGGAGGAGCTATCTTTTAATATATTCTCGATCCCGCCCTGTACAATAGTTGATATAGTCTTGGAGAATGGACAGAAGTGAAGCCTTTTCTAGTTCACACAATGGGAAGAACACCTTCTTATCTAGAATATTTGGGTTACAATCCGACGATGTCTCTGGATTAATGCATGGTGACGAAATGAACGAATATCCCATCGGCGTTCGAAGTGCTGGTACAGGAATGACTAAAGTACCTTCAGTTAATATTGAGGATGAACTCGAGAATGACAGAGAAAGCGGTAGAGATGGCGAAGGTTTAAGGGTACCTGAATCTGACCAAGATAGTACTAGTGACGATGATAATAAGAATAATACAATTGACTATGAGCTAAACTCTCAAAATATAGGGTTGGATAATATAAATTTACGGGAATCGATTGATTCACTTCCTAAATTGGGACAGCTATCTTCCGATGAAGAACGAGCttatgaagatgatgacgCTTCAGATAAAGATGCCCTATTGTTCAGTAAAACTACTACTGGAGAGAGTAAGAGAAAGCAGAAGCATCCAGTACTTTTACAGAGAATATTGGacaacaagaagaagaaagaaccTAGGAGACTATTTACGCCATCTCAAAATACTGAAAATATCAGATCCAAAAGTGACTCTCAGTCTTTCCTTGAACGTAAGTCTACAGATCCACAACTACGTGGAAGTTTCCTTTTTAGTGGAAAAGAGCGGGGGAGTAAATACCCATTTAAGAGGCCAAATCTTCTGCGTAACATTTCAGTTTTGAATAATACACCAGCTCATCGAATAAATACACTGAGTCCTAAGGAAAGGGCACTTTGGAAATGGGCTAACgtagaaaatttggataTTTTCTTGCAGGATgtttatcaatattatttggGTAACGGCTTTAGTAGcattttattgaaaaaagtgTTAAACCTTCTAACGTTTATCTTTGTTGTGCATATTTCATCATATATGGGTTATTGCATAGATTACTCAAAACTAGCAGAGAGCCATAGACTATCTGATATTGTTATTGACAAGTGCTATTCGAATAGAATCACTGGCTTCGTAAGAGTGCTTCTATGGATTTTTTatgttttcatttttctaaAGACATCTCAGTTATATTTCGACTACAAGAAATTGTCGGAATTAAGAAACTTCTATTAtcatcttttgaatatatctGATAATGAATTACAAACAATTCCTTGGCAGAATGTCATTCAACAAATAATGTATCTAAAAGATCAGAATGCATTAACAGCAAATGTTGTTGAGGTTAAAGCTAAGAACAGAATCGATGCACATGACGTAGCAAATAGGATTatgagaaaagaaaattatttaatagCACTTTACAACAACGACATTCTGAACCTATCCTTACCTATTCCATTATTCAGAACAAGTACATTAACAAAAACCTTAGAGTGGAATATTAATCTTTGCATTGTCGGATATGCCTTTAATGAATCTGGTTTCATCAAGCAAAGCTTTTTAAAACCTCAACAACGTGAACACGTTCGTGAAGAGcttgaaaaaagatttatGTTGGCAGGTTTCTTAAATATCATCTTATCTCCATTTTTGGTGACGTATTTTGTTTTACTCTATTTTTTCAGgtatttcaatgaatacAAGACGTCCCCAGGATCAATTGGTGTTAGACAATATACCCCAATTGCTGAGTGGAAATTCAGGGAATATAATGAACTTTAtcatatatttgaaaagagagtTGGATTAAGCACAGATATTGCTAATAAGTACATTAATCAATTCCCGAAAGATAAGTTCAATACTGCTATGAAGTTTATTGCATTTATATCAGGTTCTTTTGTTGCAATTCTGGCTTTATTAGCAATATTTGACCCCGAAAATTTCCtaaactttgaaataacACAAGATAGAACAGTACTTTTCTACATAACGTTATTTGGGACTATATGGACTGTAAGCCAAAGTTCAGTAGGCACAGAGTATAACGTTTTTGATCCTGAAGAAAGTATTATGGAATTATCGAGCTATACTCATTATCTACCTTCCGAATGGAAAGGAAAATATCATACTGAAGAGGTCAAAAATGAGTTTTGCAAACTTTATAACttaaaaattatcatcCTTATGAAGGAATTAACTAGCCTGGTTTTGACGCCATTTATTCTATGGTTTTCGTTACCAAAATCTGCTGGTGATATTGTGGATTTCTTCAGAGACACTTCGATATATATAGACGGATTGGGCTATGTCTGTAAGTATGCAATGTTCGACATTACTCAAGATAATACAGAACAAAAAAGGAGCTCATTAAATAAGGACAAATCATTTGCAGGACCAATACAGAATAGACAAAATTCCAAGGCCACTCTATCTAATGATACTTTGGAAACCGGATATGATGACAATGACGACGACGAAGATGAGgacgaaaataatatggCTGTGAATAAAATGATACAGTCGTACATGTATTTCATTGATAATTACGAAAATAGTGAAAACATGGTTGGTAAATATCAACTTCCAGCGCGAAGACCAAGCGAAACTACTAATATTAATCCCATTTTGAGTAACAAGTATTCTTGGAAAAAACAATTCCGTCCAGGGCAACGTCCTGAGTTGTATAGTGTAGCCAATAAGCCAAGAAGATCTTCTAATGAGACCAAACGAAACGATTTTGGAAGTGATACAAATAGAAGGGCATTTTCTACTGACAAATACATTTCAAGttcatttatcaattcaAACTCTTTAGAGGTTGGAAGAGCAAATGAAGACAGTATGCAAACCAGTAAAGGTGGCGTTCTAACACTAGTGAAACAATATTATAAACAATCTGACGTTGGTCGATAAATGCGCATCACATAGAGAACCtatattcatttatataataatatcacATGCTAAAGTAAAAAATATCTTACTTAATAATCTACAAAAGTTCACTATTTTTTACCACGACGTAATGCTTTCTCtctttcatatttatttttctcaGCACCCTCTTCTGTAGTGATTGTATTGTAAATATGTGCCATCTTGGCATGATATTCACTGtgttctttcttcttttgatcGATTCTTTGTCTTGCTTCAAATCTGGTATCTTTACGGATTTCCTTCATGGTAAACTTACGTTCCTTCTTCAATTGTGCCTTCATcttattaatttcatttctaGTAGCATCTGGATCATATGATTTCTTGTCTGGATTGAAGTTCTCTTCGAATTTAGGAGCATGTGAGGGTATAGATACAGGTTTGTGGTTTTGTAAAGTTAGTGGGAAGTGTTCATTGAACTTATTTAACCTCTCGATCTTATTTAGAATTGATGGAACCTTTTCTAAACTTGGATATTTGTTCCTATATTCAGAGAGAAggatttcaaaagaatttgtAATTTCAGCAAAAGCAGAGAATTCCTTCCATATTTGTGACATTGCCCTTTCTAGCGATGTCAAAACATGTAATAGGATGGTTTTTTGTGAAGTATCTTTATCAAGGTCAGctgagaaaattttgtgcAATTGAAGTACATCAGATTCTTTGCCAGTGAATGAAATGTCATCTTTGAGCGCCAAATCTCTAGTATCTGATTTTAGGcctatcaaattttgagtCCCTATGAATGTTACCAATACTTTTTGGATAAAATAAACCAATTCTGGGATATAACGCTTTGATATCCTTTGATACTGTAAGGAGATTGAAGCCAAGACAGCACCGAATGCAATTTTAGTCAAAGTGTTAAACTTGATCTGTTCTAAAAATTCACCgattaaaattgatgatggaGTAATGActaaatgatattgatcAGATGTAGAAAAGAGAATACCGACGAGAATGAAAAACATTAAATGGCCAGTATTAAGCCCCGcaaaattggaatttttgaaatttgtttgAATTTCTGATATGATAATCCTACATTCGTCAGAGAGTGCATGGTTATATTTCTCAGATaatgttttcaaaattgaaatcaaagaagTTTGCACTTCCTGAACCTCTcccaaattttcttcataatcTTCTAGGACTAAAAACATTATGTGTCTTAAAAGGATTGCAGTGAATTTGCCTAGACGTTCTTTATTACCTTCAGCTAATTTTGGTTGGTATGCATTTATGATTTTCTTAATGATCTTCGGATGTTCAGATAATGGgaagtttttcaataatgcCAAGAGATCATCATGCTTGGATGGACATGGGAGTGATTTTgcaattttcaaagcaaACTCTCTGTCAATTTCCTTGACCTCATCACCAAAtttaatatcatcatccGAGTCAGGGATATCATCCTCTGCCTTCTCATCCTCTTCCTCAGAGTTTTCCCAGAACCCATCATCCAAGTCTTCAATAcctctttcttcttcatcctctGTATTGAAAATACCTTGCATACGATCTAATCTTTGTTgttctaattttttcttattatctTCTGCTtccttttgtaattcttcttctgtctTGGTTCTATCAGCTGGAGCTGCTCTCTTTTCATCCAGAAGCTCCCTAACTTTTATGTCATAATCTATGTCTTTCTGTTCTTTGGCTTCGATGGTGTGTTTCTTAGTTTGAGTTGTCATAAGTTCAGACATAATATCatcgaaattttcatcCAAATCATCGATTTGATCTTCTAATTTACTTTGGGCCTTTTGTCTTTCCTGTTTGTAAAACTTAGATTTAGCAATAACTTCCTTCATAACTTCTGCTTTAGTCTTTTTTCTGGCAGGTAATAGTTCACCAAGGgtgtcatcatcatcaaaacGACCTCTCTTGCCAAAAGGTTCGTCCAGTCCGAAGTCATCTTGTTCCGTTTCATTTAAAGGAGCACCTAAGTGTGTTAAGTTGTTGCCTTGCATATCAAATtgatcatcttcatcatcctcatcaaGATTAAATAAACTTTGTTTTCTCTTGGATTGAATCTGTCTTTCCCTCGTAAATCTCTCGAGCATCTTTTCCTCCTCCGTCATAttcttatttctttcaCCAAAACGTCTATCAACAAGACCACCTTTCctgtttttcaataacttcCTAGCTTCAAAGGAACGTAacctttcttcttcaccgATCTGTTTTGAAATACCGGGTTTACCGACGGCAATTCTGTTATCCTTGGAACCAGTTTCATTTCTCTTGTTCTTTGCAGTCTTCACTTCAAAGGGGTTGAACTGTTCTCTGATCTTGTTGATAAGTTTCACCTTCTCTTCACGATCGTATTCTTTTGCTTGCCTCTTggtatttttcttgttctttttgACGTTTGCCTGCCCCGTGAGACCATGGGCTTTTAAAGTGgccttcaaattcttcagtTGCGAGCCAGCCATCGTGAACCGTATGAGCTTCTCTCAAATGTAGCTTCCTTCTAGTTTGAATCATCTCATCTAATAACATTTTCAAGCTCATCGCCAATTTCAGATAgcgaaaatttttcagtataCATTTATCACCCACACCGCACACTATAGAAGACATTTTAGAGATAATAGCAGGCTCAACCACAGTATCTAACCGCATAGCTCCACTCATACCATCCatatgaatattttaagAGAGTACAACCACTATGTTACCATACAAATATATCGATTTCCTATGCGCTATAGTGCGAAAAAGACATATCACCCGGACGttgaatttaaattttctatataaagccaaaaattcaaattcgGTGGCAAAACGCAGAGAATTATTCACTAATCAACAGTCGAGAAAGACATTTAAAAGAGGTCAATTAAGTGTCTGAGATAGTTTTAACAATGTCTAGAGACGCACCAATAAAGGCAGAAAAGGATTATAGcgaaattttgaaggagGAGCTCCCAAAGATAGATAAGTTAGCTGAAGGGAGCTATGAATCTGCCTTGGATCAATTGTTAGTTCTGGAGAAGAAGACAAGACAGTCATCTGATTTGGTTTCGTCGAAAGAAATCCTATCTAAGATTGTTGAAATATTGGTTTCTAAGGGTAAATGGGAAGAATTAGACGAACAATTGACTCTTTTATCCAAGAAACATGgtcaattgaaattatctATCCAATATATGATTCAAAGAATCatgcattatttgaatgaaacGAACATGGATTTAACTTCCAAGATAAAAACGATTGAAACCATCAGGAACGTCacagaaaataaaatctttgTTGAAGTGGAAAGGGCCAGAGTAACACGGGATCTAGTCAGAATTAGAAGATCTGAAGGTAAAATCAAGGAAGCATGTGATATATTATGTGAATTACAAGTGGAAACATATGGTTCGATGGAAATGTCCGAAAAAATTGAGTTTATCTTGGAACAAATGGAATTAAGTATATTGAAAGGTGATTATTCACAAGCTACAGTCCTATCgaggaaaattttgaagaaaactttccaaaatgaaaagtatGAAACTTATAAGTTGCAATACTACGAATTACTCATCAAGATTGGTCTTTACAAGAGAAattatttggaaattgCCCAATATTATCAAGATATTTATCAAACTGAATCAATTAAAATCGATGAGGCAAAATGGAGACCTGTTTTGACACATATCGTTTATTTCCTTATCTTGGCACCATATGATAACTTACAAAACGATTTACTTCATAAAGTTCAACTAGAtaatcatttgaaaaaattggaaaatcaAGAATCTTTGGTCAAATTGTTTACTACGAAGGAATTAATGAGATGGCCTATAGTTAAAAAGACCTACGAACCAATATTCATCACAGACGGGCTTGTGTTCAGTAAGGAACATCCTGAACATTGGGAAACACTACAAAAAAGAGTCATCGAACACAACTTGAGAGTTATATCGGaatattattcaagaattaCTCTAGCGAGATTAAATGAATTGTtagatttgaatgaaaatgaaactgaGACGTATATTAGTAACTTAGTCAATCAAGGTGTCATTTATGCCAAAGTCAATAGACCAGCCAAGATTGTAAACTTCGAGAAGCCAAAAAACTCAAGTGAACTATTGAATGAATGGTCGCATAACATCGATGAATTGCTGGAGCATATTGAAACTATCGGTCATTTGATTACAAAGGAGGAAATCATGCATGGTTTGAAAGCCTAAGCTCTCTAGTTGTAAAACCCAACTTATATAAAACGTACATACAATCTTTAATTTGAAAGGGTCAATATCTCATAGTCTCTACGCATCCAAGCAAACTTCTCTAGTCATGTTGTTAGTGGATTCTTATTAAGATTTTCACGGACAAATCTTTGTCGTAAAATATGAATTatacaaaaaaagttgatcATTGTACGATCGAATCTATAATCTACCGTAAAGATCAGTTTAAATACGCATTGACATAGGTGGACTAGTGTTTTCACTGAGTGTTATGATATGATATTAGATCCAGCCTCAccaaatgaagaaagtcatacgaaagaagaaattatacAGTTTTGGGCATCTTTAGAAGAGATCCTTAATCACCCAAAGACAAAGGACAAGACAATCCTTAATACTTATCTCGTACAATATTTGAAGGAGGTGACCGATTCATATAAAGTGTTCATCAACACGGACGAGGATTTGTTTAGGATGGCTTTACTGCTAGCTGAATCGtttttatttgaagatattgaaaataagaacTTTTGTATCAGTAAATTCCTGTCATTGCTTAACATTGATCTTCTGGAGATCAATATGAAGTTTGTTATAACGTACATTCTTTTATTTGAGGCTAAAAGGAATATTAACTCCCTAGAGACTATGTTGCAGTTTCAAGGATTCACAGTATTTTACAATACTTTGTACACCGAGTTTGCATATCTTAACAAATATGGTGATAATGAGGACCAGAACTCCAATGACAATAAACCCCTCACTGACTTAGACTACGCAATTGTGGACgaaatgaaacaaatttgTACCGTTTTGCTGGATATATTGTATCAAATGTTCAAATATTGCAAATGTactatttcaaatgttCAATTAGTTGACGATTTCTTTGTacattttttgataagGTCAATCAGGTCTGATACTTTTACAGACTTGTACAATAATTCTCAATTTAAAGTTATTTTGGCCCTGAATGAACAGTATATGATGTTTGGTAAAGAATATAACATTCCAAATAAAGTGCTCAAATTTTTAGTCActacaaatatttcaaagggTTTCATGGAGCTGCTACTTCTGAAATTCAATAGGTTGGAAGACTGTTCATTGCAAATTATGATGTGTAAAATATTGTACTTAATATTGACGACTACTGCTCATAATATAGCCAAAGACTTCTTTTACCTCAATGATCTTTACGTCTTCGTTGATGTTCTGATAAGAGAACtacaaaatatatcagAAAACCAGGAGGCTTTAAGAAACACTTATCTAAGAGTATTGATCCCTTTATTACAAAATACCGAATTGTCTACGACGCACTATAGAAAGAATGAACTTTGTAAGGTACTAGAGTACCTATGCAATCTAGATAATATATGTGACagtgataaaattttgagcGAACATAAGACAACAGTAAGACTGGCCTCCAAATGTCTATCTTCGGTTAGTTGGTTACAACATCCAGCCACGAATGATAGTGGTTCGAATAGTAGCAATGGCTCAAGTGATAATCTGAGTAGAGTTTCTACAATAAGCGCTAATGCAATGGCAATCAGTGAAGGTTCGACTAAAGTCTTCAATGAATATGACATCTCAACAGAGTCTCTTGAAAAGAGGAAGACGAAACCACCACCTCCTCCTCCGTCAAGAAAACTGAGTGCGCCAAGAGGACTAAGTTTGTCCAGTACTCTTGCTGGAGTTCACTCACGCAATTTTAATGACaattaaatcaatgaatgtaattaataatatattaatgatgatgatctATATAAATTGTAAATATGCATCAATAATAGAACGTCTTTCGAGGATTATTTGCTTGATCTATTCTGAGGAATGACGGCATTCTGCAGAGATTGGAAAATACTTTCAAGTATACGGTTTAGTAGATTTAAGGTGCTAGTGGTATACTGTAATAAATTTGCATATATTTCATAGAAACTTACATGGTACTTAGAAAAGTGTTAATATTTACATGGAATAAGCTGTTCGTTTGGCACTTCTTTCAGTCCACAATCCGAGCAGTTTGTTCgtcaaatttcaataaaccTTTCTGCTCCCTAAGTTTGAATTGAAGCATGTGTAATAAGTTGTACAACATTGATAAAATAGGAGCATCGATACCGTATGACTTGCCAATTCTCAATGGATTACCTAAAATGGCCTCTAATTCCATTAATTGTCCCTTTTCCATGTCTACACACATGGAAGGCTTGAAGATAAGGTTTCTTGTTGCATCAGTGAAAAAATCTATAAATTTCTCTTCCAATACAATACCTTCAGCAGCAGCAATAGCAATAATTTCTCTCATGGCAGGCttaaagatttcaaattctgtACTTTGTTTATTGACACCAAATTCTAGAGCACGGGGGACATCTAAGCCCACGAGTGCAGTTGTTGTGTTTATGGCAGCGTTATATAGCAATTTCTTCCACCTTGAATAACGGACACGTTCGTCGAATTGTGCCATGTTGTGACCTTCGTTGAGGTAAATACTGATAAACTGTTTTGCAGCTTCGACTGCATTGCGGTCACTGGGATCAAAGGCACCAACAGCAAGGTTTTCAGGACCAATATGATCAATGACACCACGGCCTACCTTAGTGGAAGCCACAATTTGAACACCTGACAATGCTGTGTAATTATACTCTTGCTTTGAAAAGGTCTTAAAAAgatccttttcaatatcaataccattttgaattagaagaataTTACTTTGTCTTTCTGAATCTAACTTACGGTTACTTTCAAGAACCGGTCTGACGACTTCTTCCACACGAGATTGAAATGGACCGTCAGGGATATTCTTCGTAGTAACGACAATGTAATCGAAGAAAGTACCTGAGTTCGATGCCTCTTCTGACGATCCGAAGAGTGTCTGTGGTCTCCACCCATCCAAATTACCGTAACTGCATGACTTGATAGTATAGCCGTGTTCCTTAACGTGCCCATAATCCGATCTCACGACCAAAGAAACGTTACTTTTGGCATTGAAATCCAGCGAGACAGCAGCTATCACACCAACCCCGCCGGCACCAATCACAATGACATTAGGTTTACTCATCCTTTCCTCGAGCTTCCAACTAGCTTAAATACCTTCAATTCCAAGGATCTTTACTGTTAAATCAACTATTAAATTTAAACCTTTCTCGACCTTCgatatatacatatatcGAATCATTTTTCACGTGAATTGgaatcaatgaaaattttgaaaaattcgtTTTGCCACCAACTAGAAATAACAGTTCAAATAAGAGAAAGTTGACTTGAACTAGAGGTTTAAAGATCGATTGTTCTATCAATACCACGTCAATTGCCATGCCACCAAAGGTTCCATCCAACGCTACTTTCAAAAACAGAGAAAAACCACAAGAAGTGCGTAAAGCTAACATCATCGCAGCACGTGCGGTGGCCGATGCTGTTCGTACTTCTCTTGGTCCAAAAGGTATGGATAAGATGATTAAGACGTCCCGTGGTGAAATTATCATATCTAATGATGGTCATACTATCTTAAAACAGATGGCTATTTTACATCCTGTGGCCAAGATGTTAGTTGAAGTGTCAGCTGCTCAGGATGCTGAAGCAGGTGATGGTACTACGTCTGTGGTCATCTTAACTGGTGCATTGTTAGGTGCAGCTGAAAGGTTACTCAGTAAGAACATTCATCCAACTATTATTGCGGAATCATTTCAAAGAGCTAGTGAAAGATCAGTGgaaattttattagaaatgTGTCATAGAATTTCTTTAGATGATAGAGACGATTTGATCCGTGCGGCATCAACTTCTCTGAGTTCCAAGATTGTTTCTCagtattcttctttcttagCACCTTTGACGGTCGATGCTGTGCTGAAAATTTGTAATGAAGACTCTAAGACAGTAGATTTAAATGATATCCGtttaattaaaaaagtCGGTGGTACGATCGATGATACCGAAACTGTCGATGGTGTAGTATTAACCCAGACTGCTGTTAAATCAGCTGGTGGTCCAactagaaaagaaaaagccAAGATTGGTTTAATCCAATTCCAAATATCACCTCCAAAACCTGATACTGAAAATAACATTGTAGTCAATGATTATAGGCAAATGGACAAAATCTTAAAGGAAGAAAGGGCATACCttttaaatatttgtaaaaaaatcaaaaaggCTAAATGTAATGTCttattgattcaaaaatcCATCTTAAGAGATGCTGTCAATGATTTGGCATTACATTTCTTATCTAAATTAGGTATTATGGTTGTAAAAGACGTTGAAAGGGAAGAAATCGAATTTTTATCCAAGAGTTTGGGTTGTAAACCAATTGCAGACGTTGAGTTATTTAGTGAAGATAGATTAGGTTCTGCTGATTTAGTGGAGGAAATAGATAGTGATGGTTCTAAGATCGTCAAATTGACCGGTATAAAGAGTGCTAATGCAAAGCCAACAGTCTCAGTTATTGTTCGTGGTGCTAACAACATGATCTTAGATGAAACAGAGCGTTCCTTACACGATGCCCTATGTGTTATTCGTT
Coding sequences within it:
- the CCT4 gene encoding chaperonin-containing T-complex subunit CCT4 (similar to Saccharomyces cerevisiae CCT4 (YDL143W); ancestral locus Anc_7.317); the encoded protein is MPPKVPSNATFKNREKPQEVRKANIIAARAVADAVRTSLGPKGMDKMIKTSRGEIIISNDGHTILKQMAILHPVAKMLVEVSAAQDAEAGDGTTSVVILTGALLGAAERLLSKNIHPTIIAESFQRASERSVEILLEMCHRISLDDRDDLIRAASTSLSSKIVSQYSSFLAPLTVDAVLKICNEDSKTVDLNDIRLIKKVGGTIDDTETVDGVVLTQTAVKSAGGPTRKEKAKIGLIQFQISPPKPDTENNIVVNDYRQMDKILKEERAYLLNICKKIKKAKCNVLLIQKSILRDAVNDLALHFLSKLGIMVVKDVEREEIEFLSKSLGCKPIADVELFSEDRLGSADLVEEIDSDGSKIVKLTGIKSANAKPTVSVIVRGANNMILDETERSLHDALCVIRSLVKERGLIAGGGAPEIEISRRLRKEAREMEGVEAYIWQEFAEALEIIPTTLAENAGLNSIKVVTELRSRHENGEINDGISVRRSGTTNTYKEHILQPVLVSTSAISLAAECVKSILRIDDITFSR
- the LDB17 gene encoding Ldb17p (similar to Saccharomyces cerevisiae LDB17 (YDL146W); ancestral locus Anc_7.324), with the translated sequence MILDPASPNEESHTKEEIIQFWASLEEILNHPKTKDKTILNTYLVQYLKEVTDSYKVFINTDEDLFRMALLLAESFLFEDIENKNFCISKFLSLLNIDLLEINMKFVITYILLFEAKRNINSLETMLQFQGFTVFYNTLYTEFAYLNKYGDNEDQNSNDNKPLTDLDYAIVDEMKQICTVLLDILYQMFKYCKCTISNVQLVDDFFVHFLIRSIRSDTFTDLYNNSQFKVILALNEQYMMFGKEYNIPNKVLKFLVTTNISKGFMELLLLKFNRLEDCSLQIMMCKILYLILTTTAHNIAKDFFYLNDLYVFVDVLIRELQNISENQEALRNTYLRVLIPLLQNTELSTTHYRKNELCKVLEYLCNLDNICDSDKILSEHKTTVRLASKCLSSVSWLQHPATNDSGSNSSNGSSDNLSRVSTISANAMAISEGSTKVFNEYDISTESLEKRKTKPPPPPPSRKLSAPRGLSLSSTLAGVHSRNFNDN
- the KAFR0B01030 gene encoding uncharacterized protein (similar to Saccharomyces cerevisiae YDL144C; ancestral locus Anc_7.320), whose translation is MSKPNVIVIGAGGVGVIAAVSLDFNAKSNVSLVVRSDYGHVKEHGYTIKSCSYGNLDGWRPQTLFGSSEEASNSGTFFDYIVVTTKNIPDGPFQSRVEEVVRPVLESNRKLDSERQSNILLIQNGIDIEKDLFKTFSKQEYNYTALSGVQIVASTKVGRGVIDHIGPENLAVGAFDPSDRNAVEAAKQFISIYLNEGHNMAQFDERVRYSRWKKLLYNAAINTTTALVGLDVPRALEFGVNKQSTEFEIFKPAMREIIAIAAAEGIVLEEKFIDFFTDATRNLIFKPSMCVDMEKGQLMELEAILGNPLRIGKSYGIDAPILSMLYNLLHMLQFKLREQKGLLKFDEQTARIVD